tttgtaaaataaGTTAATTCAAATTGTACCGAACCAAGAAcatctaataaaataaaattattttataaataatattaattattaaaaaaaaaaataaaaaaaagcataaggttgaaataataacataattaataatgaacATAGGAAAGgctaatatataaaagtaagtAATTTTGTCAACTTAATTTCTATCATAAATTAATTGacttatattatatacatatataatatacttttttcctcttttaaatttttttttcttttataaatgagtatctaattaaattacaaattatttaacaaattaaaataaatagttacCGACAATaagtacttttaaaattttcagggaataaataagtattaattaatgtgacaataaattttttttttttataacaaaacaTTTGGTTAAAATGCATATGATATATTGTTAcccttttttaaatattcattattacCTTCTTCCATatagaaaaacttttttttatttcttttaaaaagatttcgTGGAAGGCAAAAACATCCTATATATGCATTACTAGTATCACGAAAATTTTCTATCATTTTTTCTGCCCCTTCCTGAGTTAAAGAAACTCCATGACTTCTTAAGGAAAATACACTACGATTGGCAGGAAGTCGAGGTCGCTGGGATAAGACATCACCAATTGCATCAATACCAAAACGAGCCTTATTTTGTGTTATTTTTGGTATATCTAATCATTAcacaaatatataacaaacaAAACAACCactatttacaaaaattattagagtaattttttaatgtttttttttttaacataaatatatttttataaaataaaactaatttaagaaaaaattaaattaattttttttttccaaaaaaaatttgataaacttttaaaaattactctAATAATTATAGTTAACTCAAAAGTATTTTGTgaaataaatacaataaaaaaaaaagatcaaAATACTTACCATCACCTTCTTGATCACTCATAAATGCTGGTGTTGTGGCATTCTCCTTGACAGCCTCCTCAATAGAAGCTGGAATATCATTTGGTGTGACAGCACTACTACCTTTAACTTCCATAACTGGATCTAATGTAAAAAGagaattattattagatggtaaaatattatcaaaaaaagaatttcCTTCACTACATGTTCTTTGACCTAAAGAAGAGGTACTTGAACTGGTTGATGATGATCGAATATTATTTGcaaaagttaaatttattgaagGTGTTGATGGTGGTCGGGGAGGAATAGTTGTTGATATATTTtgactattattattactattgttataataattttttggaGATTGCCTTTCGGGTGTGGCACTTGAGGATCTTTGTTGAAAAttataagaatatttatGAATTCCATTTCCTCCATAACTAGTTGAAGTTTTAGGAGAAgatgaatatttatatgaataGTTAGCTTGTTGTAAACTAGTTGATGATGATGGTAAGATATATGTTCCATTATCAGTTTGTTGAGGTAATGTTACAATAGGATATGATGATCCTCTTGAATTTCCTCTTTCAGGTGAATTGTATGATCCTTTTCTTATAGATGAATTAAAGTGTCCCAATTCATTTTGTGATGTTGATGGTGATGTTAATCGCTGAAATTCAGCCCCAGAAATTGAACTAGATAATGTATTTGATTGATGATTTGAGTGATCCGATTGtacaactaaaaaaaaaagtcttataaaaaaatgttattaaatattgaaaacaaaaaaaaaattttttttttttcaatgcAATAaaggtaatatttttaagataggTACagctgaaaaaaaaaaaataaaaaaacttaatggtaaaataaacaataaaataacaaccacattttttttttaataaaaatataaaagtaacactagataaattaacattttacaatatcaatatataaaatgatagacaaaaaaaaaatagaaaaactAAAGAAACATTTAACAAAGTTTGggaattataaaatttgatacTAATAAATTAGATTCCCAAACTTATTACAAAGAAATTTTCTAGTTATGAACTGACTACTTGGCTCACCGCCTGAATCTATGGACTTTGTGTCCAATGGGTAGTCGTTCGAGACGACTGTCGTCGGATTCTGGGAAAAATCATCTCCTCCAAAACTTGATGGTGTTGCTAAGGATAATCGAGGTGAGGTTGATGGTGTTGAACGGTGACAATAATCATTATCTGAGTCATCTATAAaagattttgataaaattaaccATCATTGGATAATTTTTCCTACCTGAATCATATGCTCTTTGTGAATTTTTTCCTTTACCAATACTTCCTTTAGAAATTTTACTTATTGTTGGTAAATTTTGTGATAGTGAATCCGGGATATATGATTGTTTTTGAAGGAAATCTTTTGGTCTATACTGTCTtctactaattttttttaaatatcctGGACGATCATCTGGTTCTGAGTCTGAAGATGTATGAGTAGCTTCACTATTAAAACTTGAATTACCAACTGGTTTCTCTTTAATCCATGATGGTTGTATCCTTGGTCTAGATGGATTatctttaacaaaatttgGAATACTTCCAACAATAGATTCTGGTGTTGGTGGGTACTGTTTACCACTTTTAGAttgaaaagaatttttatccATTCTTCCATTACTCATACCAGAGGAAGGACTttgatatctttttttatttaaatcatttttaacacTAGTATATCTTAAAAAGCTAGGTTCCTGTTCTTCAACACTGGGTGATGATCTAACAAATGTTGGTAACTCTTTATAAAACCATGCTCCACTTTTTTTCaacatctaaaaaaaaaaattggtttaatttaatgaaataaaataaaatccTCACAACTTCTCTGTATTCACTACAAACTTTGCACAAAAAAATTGGTTCCATCTTTTTTTGATCGAAAGTATCAACACCACAACTTCGTTGGCAGACATACTTTCTACAATCATTACACATAGCAGCATAACTTTTTGAAGTAAATAAACCAAATTCTGCCGAACATAGTAAACATTGAGTCACTCCATTTCCAGTTGCTCGagcttttaaattttctaatctTTCAAccattttactaaaaaaagataaatgtaaaacttttttatctataCATACCCAATACGAATTTGTTCATTTACTTTTCCTTGTTCTGCTCTCTCCAGTACCCGCTTTATATGTTCCTGTTCCTCTTCAGTGATACCAGAAGGTTGTCCTTTTGAAGTAGTTGGTGATTTAATTTTTGCCGTCCTAACACTCCATCCAGATTTTAGTTGTGCACGTAACTGAAGATGCCTATCACTAGGGCACACCCAGGCATTTTGTGTACCACCGATTTCCCAATCATTCATAagatctaaaaaaaaataataaaataataataaaaaaaacaaaattttagaattatatttttttatatatctatattaattatgtattattaaaaattaatatcatgtttttttttaatgttaatttttttttaactaccACTTAAAGTACTGGGAGGTTTTAGTGGTTGATGATAAGAGTCTTGATTATTCATCAAAGATGATGAACTCTCTTGGCGATTAGTATTATAATCATAatcaaaagtttttttttcattaattggTGTTGCAGAGAATGTTTGAGTTGATGATTTAGATATTGAATCTTTGGATGTATATGAATTTGAagtagaaaataataatgatatcaTTGGAAAAAATTCTTGATTTATATCactcattttattatttctttttttaatagttttttttttatattattaaaattataaaatattttaaagaaataaaattatattttgtagtgatattatatagtactgtataaaaaaaataatataaaaaatttttttaataattattacttaaattattcttaaattaaaaacaaagaaTGACTATTTTCTTTCTAAAATGATAaagacaaaaataaaaaagagttaaattaaaaatttaaaaatagtcaataaaattgtaagctctaatattttatataaaaatataaaacaaaaactttaaaatataaagaggtcatttgataaaaaatacatCTGACATCTTggtaaaaacttttaattatttatagggaaaataaaattattaaaatagttttatataaaaaaaatttttttattactatatttgtgattttaaaatatcattatatattttatatagagttaaataatatttatacaaaatgtATTTCTGActatagaaaaagaaaaattttattttaaaaataacaatttaatgaatatatGGATAGGATGGATAAAagagtataaaataaaaattatattgaaaatgttttataatttaataataaattgtcttttttaatattataaatctagataaaagatttatacttaaaattaaaaaatatataaaatttttaactattttaatggttaatttttcaaattaaatgGATAAATTtcctttatatttttattgagaaaaaaaaaatatttttaaaaaatttttcattttctccTACGACctatgttatttaaatatagcAATAGCgttgatataattttactatGTAAATCTTTATGGTCCAATTTCTATAAGTAACTAAAGATGTTTTActaaacatattattttataaatatatataaataaatattggaaaaaaattaaattttattcaaactaaaatatatatttctcttacttttaataagataaaattttataatgaataaatatagttaaagtataatcaaataattatataatatgcCTATTTAAAATCagtttcaaaaaaaaagaatgatgatatcaaaaattaaatttattttatgatatataaattacttttaaaaaaaaaatatctacaatataataatagaacaagattagtatttttaaaaattgaaatttttttttactctataaatataacaaaaaaataaaccaaAAGAGGCTTAGgcataatttaaaaaatatataaaaaagaagatttattaaaacaaataaaatttttacattacgAAATTAGAAcataaattgttataaattttaaacaactttatataaataaaatcaatgatattataagtaatattgaattaactttaaattatatagtaaaaatttttttatcaattggttataaaaaatttatgataaaaataaacttcaacaaaaatatttaactgaggaataaaaaattaaaacattgaattaattctttaaaatataatttaaatattttgtattagatgtttaaaaaaaaaagtagtttaataataacaaaaattaaaatttttttatcatgaaATATTGATTAATGCAttagtaatatttaattattgtttaaGACATTAACAAACACGCATTaagcaataaaaattattatttctttttattaccactatattataataataaattattagaaatattagaggaaaaaaaaaatttattttataaatcattCACAAATATTAGaggtaatttaaaaaatgtccTTAAAAGTGATAACAGAAAAAAAaggtatattaaattttatttaatataaacagTAAGTATGCTTATAATTAATTCAAAAACTTTTGAAGTTTCTTCAATAATTAAATGTACATGtactttaattatatttaaaatagaagtgacaaaactaaaaaaagaagaagaagaagaaagaaataatttttttgttaactaTAATTACAATTGTAaagagttttttttttttttaatttttttttcaccatcatatcattcattttttttttgtttaatattatttaatattccgtttaatgatacaaattttttctgTTGCTATGTGGTAAGTATACATATATACATCCATCCATACTTGTTACTCAATATATAGAAGTAATATTACTTATAGTTAACATGTATATTTTGAAAGTCCTTCTTTTTAATCTTCTTGTTCATCCAAAGCacataaaaatgataattgtAAACAATTCACTAAACATTTCTCTTATCATCAACCTTTcccaaaatttttaatgtaatatatataaacatatataataaatattttaataaaataaattaaaaaaaaaacatgactttaattatatgattaaataattttagttaaaagtttaaaattattataataaaattttaatattcaatttaataaataaataaactaaacaataaaaattgaacaaaatatttagatattatatatgaataatcaaataacatatacaattaaaaaacttatattcatatataattaaatattaacataacgacttttaaaatatttgtaccAATAAATAAGAACAAAATATAccaggaaaaaaaaaaaataaaatatgtatattaatgtattataaaataaatgcagcatgaaatttaactttttttttattattaatattatgtaatatataatacgtaataaaaatatctcaTTTCTGTTAAAGAAATTGTTTAAAGTTTCTGATATATTTAGATAAGGATATagattatcataaaaaagattctaaaatgaaaaattctgtaaatatatacatgtcatttgttttttcttttatcttaGTTATATCCTCTTAAAaggattaaaaataaatagtattaaattttttatctcaaaaaaaaaaaactatgtaaaatattaatattttaaaaataatttcaagaTTCTCTtcagttaaaaaaattttttttttcttactctatcaaaaattatttaattatgtcatactttttaaaaaaagtccATTCCTCCAAACTTTTAGAGTCTACATTTTTAAGTAAGAAACATTAAATGacgtatatatatatatgtatatatatagccatacaaaataacataactttaaaattaattttgcaATTCAGTGTCTGATAATCAAATTTGAAATATGAgtaatttaatgaaatactCATTATGACATGTCTTTTAAGcgaaaataaagataaaaattaataatattttaaaaattgtacatTTCTaaactataataataaattttttcagttaaaaaaaaaatttcatcattagtaaaattaaaaaatattttcaatagtctaaaggaaaaaaaaaatatagaaatatatatttgtaaaataatttcttaatgacaacaaaaatgtttattgaaaaaaaaaaaaaagttcaatAACGCAAGGATAAAAAAcaagaattttaaatatttgtatataaaataagattaCAATATgcaattagataaaaataatattaaatatgaaaaatgataaataaatatgatacaatatatttattcattaaagaacatcatatatattaattttaaataatttatgttaacattaaaaaaaaattattttacacatatttatatagtttAATGAACAGGAAACTATTTAATGAAGTGAAAATAACTTACCTTTAGCCATATTTATACAAACTAACCCTATTAAATGTAAACACTTTATCTCTTATCTTctcatatattattttacaaatttctgattataaaatataaaatttgttgatATGACAATCTATCTTCTGTTTATATAGTTCTATAAATTGATaagaaacaattttatatataataaaggttaaaataaataataaaatattatttcttttaaattggtatcattattattattttatgtgaTTTTATTGAAGTGATAGTGTAGGTGTCATAAATAAGATAATTTACATGACCCGTCAATTGAAacagcaaaaaaaaaaattaaacatcaaaaataaaatatatgttaaaaaaaaaagtggatggtaaattttactaaaaatctaaaataaatatttttgtatttattttactgGAACAAAATAATGACAAAATACAATTTGAAGGGTAAATGAGGtgatatttgaaaaaaaaagatacacTATAAACAAGCTTtaagatgataaaaaataattaacaattCTCCTTGTTACATGATAATAttcttcctttttttttaagtaatggtaaattgatagaaaaaaataaatagtgtGAGATAAAAGAAACActagaaaataaaagattaaaattctaaatattttttcctaaaaaaaaattactagtaataaatttataaaatattttattcatcatataatagatataatatcttattgcccttttataaaaaaaaaattttagacatctcaatttaaataataaagtgaaagttttaatgaaatgttttagatatgtataaaaatttttaaataaatagttagtataaaatttttttgtgatACTTTTATGAactcataaaaattttaaagtttttctattttctctaaattatttaaaaatattgatagaaaaaaaaaaaaacctttttTGAGAGAAgaactaaatatttttaaaaatatctcattttaaataggttactttaatatatttataaatattaaaaaagaaatttggTAATTTTAGATTATGTTAAgtgatatataataaattagtaTACTAACGTTTCATACATTTATGTTGTTCTAGAAGattattaatcaaaaatgcatgaaaatatatttatatttttataaataatatgctTCTTACCACAATGTATAAGGTGgttttttatattagtaaaaagaaatagaTATTTTAGAATCATATTacctttatatttttatataaaaatatataaaaataaatatatacatatatatattttaaaaattgacaaaaaaacaaaaaaaaacaataataaatctttattttttttttgaatatctaactataaaatatagtgtcttaatttgataaaaggCACTcttatttctaatattaaggtgtgtttaaagaaattaaattataatgacaacttgaaaataaataaaaaagatttaaaacataaatgtacatattttatatatataatttaaaagcggtgaaaattaaaaaattaaaattattttcaaaagagtagtaaattatatttccatgaaaaaatatctaaaaaaaatgaaacacatttacaaagaaaaattgtctatatatttgtacttttacaatataacaattatattattttgttatcaaataattttaactttaatcctgtaaaaaaatctattcaaattcaaaagtattattatcttGATTTTGGGAGTAATAaaacttatttaaataacacttatttaaaaaaaaataatttcatttttttatagttataaatatttaagcTTCAGTAAATTGAAATTTAGCTATTACTTTCGGATgattaaacaaattaaacTTCTTTAcaaaatactatttttatgtaataacaaaatagcataaaaaaaaagaataaaaaaattaactttttttctatttataaagttcctctcaataattatattatttaatgatataatattaaataccttatttataatatatattaaaatctcaccaattaactataaatttgggaaataaaaagaatattacgAATACCATTAAGatttttttgaagaaaattaaaatgtaaatttaacgataaattaaatttttatatatataaaaaaaagaattttaatcaaaaataaaacatcattttataatgttttttttttctaccgaaggataaataaaatttttttttaaaatattcctatgaaatttattacatttttaaagtattttcatgaattatattatacttttataataaaattgataaatacacaaaaatagtattaaaaaagttactattaaatcattatttCTTTCTTACTATGTTTAACTTACTTGTTTTTAAGTGCAATACTGTTAAACGATTATAACaaagttaattatattttaaaatcttattTCTTAACTAAGATATCCTTAagacattaaaaaaaaataattaaaattcttgaatataaagataatttctaatacatattttaaacttttatttataaaatatttaaaaaagaattctAATGAAAgctaacttttaaaaatatttggaagataacaatataattaaaaaataaatcatgtAACTAGGGAATAGATatttgtgaaaaaaaaaagaaaaattaattttttctttgttttgtactaatgacaaaaaaagttacatacattataaaaaaaatatcaatatataaCATACATCACCACctcttttgataataatttttattttatcataataattcattctaaaagaaaaatattttcaaaaaaataaagaataatgtattaaaaagttaaaatagaagttataattattattgaaaattaaaatattattaacaaatttaagtattatttaacaattattcatatataaTAACTATTTCTTGTTGTGACGCACTAactaataaaagaaaaacatcgataaaactttaaaaactGTCTATCagaatatgataaaaataattacactgtttttttttcccaaaactatatatttattataaatttttccttTAAGTAATGTGAATCTATTAAATTAcacaatattaattttaacacattgacatacatatttttttcctGATAACTTTacaatttaaacaaaaaaaaaaaaaaaataataaattttaatacaaaaaaatgtttgagAAATACAATTTATTCCTTCATTAAATAGTTTCcttttatttagaaaagtttttattttttttaaaatttttatattaaaattataaaacttaCCTAATTTACTGGGATTCTGTGAATTGAAGAAAGCCTTTGACAACTTTCGCACTAAAATGAAAGGAGCTTGAATTTTGTCAAAATCTTCACCAACAGTCATTTTTCTActattatctttaattttcATAGCCTCATCATTATTCAGAGACCATGGGGAATAAGCATAAGAATAgcttctattttttttatttttttcattaaaaattgcCAATGTCAATGATgctcttttaaaatttaacattccTGTGGCGGTGGAGATAGAAGAGAATGAGGATTTGTGGCTAACATTAGGAGACTCAATACTTCCACCTGTTATGgaagaaaaaagtttattacatttttctattttttttctggTAGATTCAgaaatttctaaattttgCATTAGGTGATGCAAAAATCAAAAGATctagtaaaataattatataatatataaatatgtatgtataatataaataaatatatatgataggtaatataaaataaaaatatttttataataatagatatttaaatatttagaaaaaatgtttaaaaaaattaaaaattataataagaaatataaaattaatatacaaTTGTATGCTAATCACGCAGacatttaaataacaatatataataattaaaagtatgtttgttgttacaatattttttttattttttttgctaatatatatcttcaaaaaaaatgaaaagaaaggtaaatatatatataaaatataaagttgttctatttatataaattctaTTCATCTCAAGAAttacataaatttatactatttatagaaatgataagactaaaaatataaattttcttagtactaataataaaaagctTCCTTCTCACGAttgtactttatttttaataccaacagttttatttttttttaaataaatgttttacatTATTATGAATAGAAATATcctaaataaaatatcttaatattttcttgataaatttttaaatcaccttgggaataaaaattcatataATTATACTTCATATAACTgctatattatattaatatatat
This Strongyloides ratti genome assembly S_ratti_ED321, chromosome : 2 DNA region includes the following protein-coding sequences:
- a CDS encoding Rabphilin, whose protein sequence is MITENSPKNFNKNKRISAICKKLGIKNNHGKMEDESSSDVKSTNSISSDKASRLNYLQMLRHTPNRCIRGCSSYYGCCCSKGGKKLAFIFGDSPPRHTYLSLPEFAKLAKANPIYHEYTLLNQNITQEEEDIKKEFVNEMGKKRFFKNFLKKYHLKEKKIEKASENYLHKSEEKNSLSNSSTLKDCDNNRIEDIFSKNQKRHSVASIKECHLLDKSTLKNSCKKNYNLLYESEKLDRPYILNIKERNFSLTPNILLPTTENISSQEVCNNSIRIITSSENFGKGMSVSRNDRKSNKSNRSKRLFTATPSSLSLFSNGYLSDAFSSVTANFSAGSGNSDVGHSRGSSIVMDLPSTSNVSKDGNPKKKNSVTNRLRKLSKAFFNSQNPSKLDLMNDWEIGGTQNAWVCPSDRHLQLRAQLKSGWSVRTAKIKSPTTSKGQPSGITEEEQEHIKRVLERAEQGKVNEQIRIGKMVERLENLKARATGNGVTQCLLCSAEFGLFTSKSYAAMCNDCRKYVCQRSCGVDTFDQKKMEPIFLCKVCSEYREVMLKKSGAWFYKELPTFVRSSPSVEEQEPSFLRYTSVKNDLNKKRYQSPSSGMSNGRMDKNSFQSKSGKQYPPTPESIVGSIPNFVKDNPSRPRIQPSWIKEKPVGNSSFNSEATHTSSDSEPDDRPGYLKKISRRQYRPKDFLQKQSYIPDSLSQNLPTISKISKGSIGKGKNSQRAYDSDDSDNDYCHRSTPSTSPRLSLATPSSFGGDDFSQNPTTVVSNDYPLDTKSIDSGGEPSIVQSDHSNHQSNTLSSSISGAEFQRLTSPSTSQNELGHFNSSIRKGSYNSPERGNSRGSSYPIVTLPQQTDNGTYILPSSSTSLQQANYSYKYSSSPKTSTSYGGNGIHKYSYNFQQRSSSATPERQSPKNYYNNSNNNSQNISTTIPPRPPSTPSINLTFANNIRSSSTSSSTSSLGQRTCSEGNSFFDNILPSNNNSLFTLDPVMEVKGSSAVTPNDIPASIEEAVKENATTPAFMSDQEGDDIPKITQNKARFGIDAIGDVLSQRPRLPANRSVFSLRSHGVSLTQEGAEKMIENFRDTSNAYIGCFCLPRNLFKRNKKKFFYMEEDVLGSVQFELTYFTKEKKLVIHLISARNLKAMDSNGFSDPYVKFHLIPGNIKATKLTSKTIEKTLNPNWDEELVYYGVTEKEKQIKTLRITVLDRDRIGSDFLGEVRVLLRKLPNGVTQKFNLYLDSAMRSNALHEMTTEPLIRGKILIAICYNFSQGSLIVNIKRCSELIGMDSSGFSDPYCKISLTPVTNKNHRKKTSVKKKTLNPEFDETFNFVIPYKDLPTKALVVKVYDHDVAKHDDYIGGIVLSTAAEGERGLQWKNCLENANQFFEQWHELEKED